From the genome of Meriones unguiculatus strain TT.TT164.6M chromosome 17, Bangor_MerUng_6.1, whole genome shotgun sequence:
gcctgcctctgcctccccgagtgggggtgggatggggggatGAGGACTCGGGTGCGAACCCGGCTGGAGCCGCCAGCGCTCAGggtgggtggctcacagccacaggTACCTCCCGTTCCGGGGGGTCTGACGCCCCCTTCTGGCACtggtgggcactgcacacacgtgATGTGCAAAATACACGGATTCACCTGGAACTAaaaagtaataatttaaaaaattaacccttaaaagcaaacaaatgggCAGTGGTGTcagcagaggcgggcagatctctggattcgagggcagcctggtctacagagtgagttccaggacggccagggctgaACAGAGAGACCCGGTTTTGACAAACAAAAAAGCTCCCTCAGAGGCGGTCTCCCAACAAAGCCGGAAACCAACAGCGGCCTCGGCTCCTACAGTGCGGGGTGGGCGCGACTAGGCCGGAGCTAGCCCGTTTCTTTCAAAGTTCCAACCTAAAGAGTGGACAAGGCCAAAGCGGGCGGCTCCGGGCGTGGTGGGCGCGGCGAGCAGGGGCGTGGCTAAGCCTCGGCCTGACTAGCAGGCGGGGTAACGCAGCGGAGTGGAGGGGCGTGACCGGGGGTGTGACGGACAGGGTGGGCGTGGTCAAGCTGGGGCTGTGCGGGGTGGGCCCAGCTCCCTGCGGGAGCTCTTCCCGGGCTCGCGGCGTGCTGCGGAAGGTGGGCACGGCCGGAGCGCCCTGCCCACCCGCCTTCTCCCCCGGGCCCCCAGGCAGGTGCTGCGCGACCACAACTGCCTGCAGACGCTGCTGCAGCACCTCACGTCGCACAGCCTGACCATCGTGAGCAACGCGTGCGGCACCCTCTGGAACCTGTCGGCCCGCAGCCCGCGCGACCAGGAGCTGCTGTGGGACCTGGGGGCCGTGGGCATGCTGCGCAACCTGGTGCACTCCAAGCACAAGATGATCGCCATGGGCAGCGCCGCGGCCCTGCGGAACCTGCTGGCCCACCGGCCGGCCAAGTACCAGGCGGCGGCCGCGGCCGTGTCCCCCGGCAGCTGCGTGCCCAGCCTGTACGTCCGCAAGCAGCGGGCTCTGGAGGCCGAGCTGGACGCCCGGCACCTGGCGCACGCGCTGGGCCACCTGGAGAAGCAGGGCCTGCCCGAGGCGGAGGCCGCGACGAAGAAGGCCCCGCCGCCGCTGCGCCACCTCGACGGGCTGGTGCAGGACTACGCCTCGGACTCCGGCTGCTTCGACGACGACGACGCCCCGTCCCTGGCCGCCGCGGCTACCACGGCCGAGCCCGGCAGCCCGGCGGTGCTGTCCATGTTCCTGGGCGGCCCCTTCCTCCAGGGCCAGGCGCTGGCGCGCGCCCCCGCCGCCCGCCAGGGCGGCCTAGAGGCCGAGAAGGAGGCTGTGGGCGGGGAGGCGGCCGTGGCCGCCAAGGCCAAGGCCAAGCTGGCGCTGGCTGTGGCTCGGATCGACCGGCTGGTGGAGGACATCTCTGCCCTGCACACCTCCTCGGATGACAGCTTCAGCCTCAGCTCGGGGGACCCCGGGCAGGAGGCGCCGGCACCGAGGGAGGGCCGCGCCCAGTCGTGCTCTCCGTGCCGGGGCACCGAGGGCGGGCGGCGCGAGGCCGGCGGCCGGGCGCACCCTCTGCTGAGGCTCAAGGCGGCCCACACCAGCCTCTCCAACGACAGCCTCAACAGCGGTAGCACGAGCGATGGCTACTGTCCCCGGGAACACATGCGGCCCTGCCCACTGGCTGCGCTGGCCGAGCACCATGACGACCCCATGCGTGGGCAGGCTCGGCCTAGCCGGCTGGACCTGGACCTCCCCGGCCGGAGCGAGCCGCCTGCCCGGGACACGGCAGCCGCCCGCGTGCGCACCATCAAGCTGTCCCCCACCTATCAGCACGTGCCACTGCTGGACGGTGCCGCCGCCACCGGTGTCAGACCCCTTGCGGGCCCGGGAGCCTCCCCGGGGGCCCGGAAGCAGGCGTGGCTGCCTGCGGACAGCCTGAGCAAAGTCCCCGAGAAACTGGTGGCCCCCCCGCTGCCCGTGGCAAGCAGGGTGCTGCAGAAGCTGGTGGCCCAGGACGGGCCGCTGTCCCTTTCGCGGTGtagctctctgtcctctctgtcttcCGCCGGCCATGCTGGCCCCAGCCAGGCCGGGAACCTTGAGGACAGCGACTCGTCCCTGGAGGGGCTTGAGGAGGCTGGTCCCGGCGAGGCCGAGCTGGACGGGGCGTGGCGGGCATCGGGGTCCACCTCTCTGCCCGTGTCCATCCCAGCGCCCTGCCGGGGGCGCAGCCGGGGCCTCGGGGTGGAGGACGCCACGCCATCCAGCTCGTCGGAGAACTGCGTCCAGGAGACGCCCTTGGTCCTGAGCCGCTGTAGCTCCGTGAGCTCCCTGGGCAGCTTCGAGAGCCGCTCCATCGCCAGCTCCATCCCCAGCGACCCGTGCAGCGGGCTGGGCAGTGGCACAGTGAGTCCCAGCGAGCTGCCCGACAGCCCGGGGCAGACGATGCCACCGAGCCGCAGCAAGACGCCGCCGGCGCCTCCTGGCCAGCCCGAGACCAGCCAGTTCAGCCTGCAGTGGGAGAGCTACGTGAAACGCTTCCTGGACATCGCTGACTGTCGGGAGAGGTGCCAGCCGCCGTCGGAGCTGGACGCGGGCAGCGTGCGCTTCACGGTGGAGAAGCCGGACGAGAACTTCTCCTGCGCGTCCAGCCTCAGCGCGCTGGCCCTGCACGAGCTGTACGTCCAGAAGGACGTGGAGCTGCGCCTGAGGCCGCCGGCCTGCCCAGAGCGCGCGGCAGGCGGCAGCGGGCACCGCCGCAGGGACGAGGCCGGGGGCCGCCTGGACGGCCCGGCGCCCACTGGCCCTCGGGCTCGGTCGGCCGCCGAGAAAGAGCTGGAGGCGCTGCGTGAGTGTCTGGGGGCTGCCGTGCCCGCCAGGCTCCACAAGGTGGCCTCGGCCCTGGTGCCCGGCCGCCGCGCGCTGCCGGTCCCCGTGTACATGTTGGTGCCCGCCCCGGCTCCGGAGGAGGACGGCGGCACGGACTCCGCCGAGGGCACGCCCGTCAACTTCTCCAGCGCTGCCTCGCTCAGCGACGAGACCCTCCAGGGCCCCTCCAGGGACAAGCCAGGCGGGCCCGCAGACAGGCAGAAACCCACCGGCCGAGCCGCCCCCTCCAGGCAGGCCCGCGGGCACCGAGCTAAGGCAGCGGGCGCTGGCAAGAGCGCAGAGCCCGCCCGAGGGGCCGGCAGGAACCGGGCAGGTTTGGAGCTGCCCCTCAGCCGGCCGCAGAGCGCCCCGTCCAACAGGGATGGCGCGTGCCAGCCCCGGAGCCGCGGGGACGGGGCCCTGCAGTCCCTGTGCCTCACGACGCCCACGGAGGAAGCTGTGTACTGCTTCTACGACTCCGAGGAGGAGCCGCCGGCCGCCGCGCCGCCACCTCGGAGGGCGTCCGCCATCCCCCGGGCTCTGAAGCGTGAGAAAGCCGCGGGCAGGAAGGAGGCCCCAGCCAGGGCAGCGCAGCCCGCCGTCGCACCCGCGAGGGCGCAGCCCAGGCTGATCGTGGACGAGACGCCCCCCTGCTATTCCCTGACCTCCTCGGCTAGTTCCCTCAGCGAGCCCGAGGCCTCAGAGCAGCCGGCCGGCCACCCTCGGGCAGGCCGGGCGCAGGCAGCCGCCAGGGCCCCGGGCCTGGGCAGCAAACAGAACAGCTCTCCCAGCCCGAGGGCCGAGGAGAAACTGCTGCAGCGCTGTATCAGCTCGGCCCTGCCCAGGCGCCGCACCCAGGTCCCCGGCTCGAGGCGGCGCAAGCCCAGAGCTGCCCGGTCCGACGTGAGGCCCGCCGAGGTACCCCGAAAATGCCGTGAGGAGGTGCCTGGCTCCGACCCGGCCTCTGACTTAGACAGTGTGGAGTGGCAGGCCATCCAGGAGGGCGCAAACTCCATTGTCACGTGGCTGCACCAGGCAGCCGCCAAGACCAGTCTGGAGGCCTCCTCCGAGTCCGATTCCCTCCTGTCCCTGGTGTCCGGGCTGTCGGCAGGCTCCACCCTGCCGTCCTCCAAGCCCAGGAGAGGGCGGAAGCCTGCCACCGAGGCCGGGAGTGCCTGGCGTCCAGAGAAACGTGGCCCAGCCTCCACCAAGGTCGGCGGGAGCGCCCGGCTTCCCGGCGGCCCTGAGAAGGCCAGGGGTACCCAGAAAACGGCGGCCGGGGAGCCGGCCATGCTTCGGGGGCGGACGGTCATCTACGCGGCCAGCCCGGCCTCCCGGGCTCAGGCCAGAGGACTTTCTGGACCTTGTACGGCACCCAAGAAGACGGGGGCCTCGGGTGCCGCTCCGCCGGAAACTGCCACCAAGGCCCCCAGCCCCGCACAGCAGCGTTCGCGGAGCCTCCACCGACCCGGCAAGATCTCTGAACTGGCGGCCTTGAGCCACCCTCCGCGCAGCGCCACGCCTCCAGCCCGCCTGGCCAAGGCGCCATCCTCCAGCTCCTCACAGAGCTCGCCCGCGTCCCAGCCCCTGCCCAGGCGCTCCCCGCTGGCCACCCCAACGGCAGGGCCCCTGCCTGGCCCCGGAGGGTCCCCAGCGCCCAAGTCACCGGCCCGGGCCCTTCTGGCTAAGCAACACAAGACCCAGAAGTCACCAGTGCGGATCCCGTTCATGCAAAGGCCAGCCAGGCGAGGGCCACCGGCGCTGGCCATGCCGTCCCCAGAGCCGGGCCCCAGGGGCCGGGCCGGGGCCGAGGGCGCTTCCGGGGCGCGCGGCGGCCGCCTGGGCCTAGTGCGCGTGGCCTCCGCCCGCTCCAGCGGCAGCGAGTCCTCGGACCGCTCCGGCTTCCGGAGGCAGCTGACCTTCATCAAGGAATCCCCCGGCCTCCTCCGGCGCCGCAGGTCGGAGCTGGCCTCCCCGGCCTCCGCGGCCTCCCCGGCCTCCCCGGCCCCGGCCGCCTCGCCCCGCCGCGGCCGGCCCGCGCTCCCCGCCGTCTTCCTCTGCTCCTCTCGCTGTGAGGAGCTGCGGGCGTCTCCGCGGCGGCCCCCCGGCCCGCAGAGGTCCCCGCAGGCCAAGCCGGGGCTCGCCGCCCCGCGGGCGCCCCGGCGCACCAGCTCCGAGAGCCCCTCGCGCCTGCCCGTGCGCGCGGCCCCGGCGCGGCCCGAGACGGTCAAGCGCTACGCGTCGCTGCCGCACATCAGCGTGGGGCGCGGGCCGGACGGCACCGCCCCCGCCCCCGGCGGCCGGCCGGGCGCCCCTCGCCGGGGCAGCGACGGCGAGGCCAGGCCGCTGCCCAGGGTGGCCGCGCCGGGCACCACCTGGCGCCGCATCAGGGACGAGGACGTCCCGCACATCCTGCGCAGCACGCTGCCCGCCACGGCCCTGCCGCTCAGGAGCCCGTCGCCCCAGGACGGCCCCGCGGGCGCCCCGCCGCGCAAGACCAGCGACGCGGTGGTGCAGACGGAGGACGTGGCCGCCCCTAAGACCAACTCCAGCACGTCGCCCAGCCTGGAGAGCAGGGACCCCCCGCAGGCCCCGGCCGGCGGCCCCGCTGCTCCGCCGGGCAGCGACGTGGACGGTCCAGCCGTCGCCAAGCCACCCGCCTCCGCGCCCTTCAGCCACGAGGGCCTGAGCGTCGTCGCGGGGGGCTTCCCCACCAGCAGGCACGGCTCCCCCAGCAGGGCGGCCCGGGTCCCCCCTTTCAACTACGTGCCCAGCCCCATGGCGGTGGCCACGCCGGCCAGTGACTCGGCAGTGGAGAAAGCGCCTGTCACCTCTCCAGCCAGCCTCCAGGAGTAGGGGGCGTAGGCCGGCCTTCGGGAACATTCTCTCCTCGTCCTGTGACCCGTCACCCTGCGGGCCTGCTCGCCTGATGCTCCGAGGAGGCCCACCTCAGGCCCTCAGAGGCCCTGTTCCGCTCGCATCTCCGCACCTTAGAGCCAGCCCCTGCTTCCGCGCCTGGGGCTTGAgggaactggctatgtagactGGCAGCTGCGGGGCACGCACGGCGCCGTTTCCTGAGCTCGGCCTGGGAAGGGGGTGAACAGCCACGCTCCGAGGGTCACTAGCTGTGGGGCCCACGCAGGACCTGTCCCGGGCTGCTCCGGGTGGGAGGCTGGCCGCCGCCTCTAGGGAGATGACCGAGCTTGCCTGCCCAAGGTGGGGACAGGCTGGGAGCGGGGGAGAGCGGTGCGCCTCCTCTTGGCCGCGAGACCGCCTCCGCCCTGTAGGGTGGAAGCCTGTGGTTAGTGCCGGGGTAATCGGCTAACGACTCTGCCAGGCATGTTCGCTTTCTCAGAGGCGGCTGAGGAGCGCCGCGTGAGGGTTTGCAGCCATGCTGCTCACAGGGCACTCCTGGCCGCCGAGAGATCGCCGAGGGTGACCCTAGGGTGACGGACCCTAAGTCCCTTCACCGTCTGATGGGAGGGACTCTAACTCTGATGACTAGCCGGCTGCCGGCTGGCTGGGTCCTGGGCACGGAGGGAGTCAGGGAGAGCAGGCCCAGGCAGCTACCATCTGTGGGAAGGGGCAGGCCCATCTGTGGGAGCCTGGTCCTTCCCCGCTGTGTGTGATGCTAGATGTCAGGACCTGGGCAGATCCTCAGATCAGCCACAGCCTGGAATCAAAGTGGGGGTTGGAGACAAGGTGGGAAGGCTGGGGCTGGTGTGGAGAGCAGGAGTCAAGGTGGAGAGCGGGATACAGACCCAAGGTAGCCAGGCCTCCACCCCGGGACCCCGGGTAAAGCACTCCTTCCTACAAAGAGAGCCAGCAACCTCTCTCCTGTAGGACACCGGGCTGTGCTTTGCAAGGGGACCTGTAGCCGGGGCCACCTGAGGGAGTTCTCCCAGGGGACACAGTCCCTTCAGCGGGCCTCGAGGCCCTGCTCCGAGAggtgtttttctcttctgggacagggtttctctacgtagccctggctgtcctagactcgctttgtagcccaggctggccttgaactcacagcgatccacctgcctccgcctcctgagtgctgggatgtgccaccacaccgGGCTGAGAAGTGGTTTTGAAAACTAGGTGGAAGGCCCTGGAAGGACCCGTGGGCACCCGCTGCCCTCTCCTGCCAGCGCTTTTTATGGTGGGGAGCGGACAGACTCAGGCTTGCCACCGTGCATGGGTAGGCTGGCTGGGGACGCCGTGAGGGCGGACCATCCAGTGCTGTGCCCACCTATCTCGGACTATCCTCCCAGCGCTTTGAAATCCCACACAGCCCAAGGGAtgcctgttgctctccttgtcgcCTCCACTTCGGGGACCGCGTCACAGCAGGGACTCCGGCACTAACCGTTCACTCCCCGGACCTCGCCTGCCAGACAGGGCATGCTGGCCTGTGGGTGACTggcagggaggggacaggaaggcCTTCCTCACAACCAATCAAGGCGGCTCTGGGACGCCAACCCATTCCCACCATGCACCCAGGATGACCCCGCGCTAGGGCCATGGCGGTGGACACACTTCCAGCTGGGGTTGGGGGGCTGATCTGCATCTCTCTAGACCGAGCACCACGCACTGTGAGACCCTGGGGGGTACGTATGCTGCTCCATGCCTTGGTTTCCCCATGTGGGCCGTGGGGAGGACTCAGAGTGGAGCAGAGATGTCTGGGGCCACGGCACCAGCATGCAAGAGCcatccctcttctggccacctccTGTCCCATCAGCCTTGGGTCCAGCAGCCACATTTGCCTTCTCCAACCCACACAGTGGGGATGCAGACACAGAGCAACTACCAGCCCAGGGGAAGAGCTGGCATGGGGCAGCAGCCTCTGGAGCGCCCTTGGAGACTGAACAGGCAGGGGCTGCTGTCCTCCAGGCTGCCAGCGTCCATTGCAGACTAGCCACTGGGTGCCTGAACAGGGCAACACGCCCACCAGTTACCTCACCGTCTGTCCTGTCTGTCCCACGGCAGGGTCATGCCCTCGCTCACACCCGGTCAGCCTGTCCTCCGCTGCTGTCACCTCTCTGTCCTGTTCTACAGTGTCACACTTCTGTATATATTGATCCCAGCCCCGTGTAGACCCCTGGGAGGACACCAGCCTGGCTTCTGGTTCTCGTTCACATCTTTAATAAAGCGAGTCCCTCTGGGGTGCCCAAGGCTTTCATCTTCAACATGGgttctgcgggggggggggggggtccagaACTTTCTACGGCAGCTATGGTCCAAGCACACAAGGCATTTGTGTGGGCCTGAGCTCCCAGCTGGCTGGACACGGCGTCAGGTCTCCACATGCTGGAGCAGAACTTGATTCAGGGTCAGCCAAGCCACACCTGGCCATCTGCTCTCGGACACTGGCCAACGGTGGTAGAGGCAGGGACGGGACCCGGGAACCCAGGCTACACTAGTCAGGCCAAACAGGTCGGTGGCCACCAGGAATGGGGAATGGCAGGAATAACCTGGCCACACATGAAGGCCATTTTTAACACAGTCCCAGGCCGTTTGGGACTGAGACCTCGCGTAGGGTGGCCGACGCCTGAGGTGCGAGGGGGCCGGCATAGACGTGGGCCCCAGCGATCCAGTGTCCAGCTTAGGGGAGGTCCATGCTCAGGTATCAAACACCTTTGATCTTCCAGGAATAAAGCCCACCCACCCTAGCGTGGCACCTCACACAGGGGTCCAGTGAGTGCCCAGCTCTGCTTGCACCACAGGGAGCTGCAGGCATCCCTGAGCTGTCACCTGTCTTTGGGCTGCTCCCGTACCCCTCGACCCCCCAGAATGAAAACCCCCTTGCTGAGTCACCCAGCCCCAGGGAGAACAGGAAAGCCAGCAGGGCCTTGGAGGACCTAGCCAGGCTCGGGGAGGGGTTGCCAGTCCATTCTCTCAAGCAAGATGACTTCGCACGTACTGGTTGCTGGGCTTTGTGGATGGTGGGGATGGAGACTTTGGCTGCCCGGGGTGACATGGGGCAGCAGAACACACAGGTGACGTCCTGCCCACTATGGGGCAGACTAGCTCTGAGCCCCGACCTGCAGCCACGTCCTAGATGCAATCCGGGCTGGCGTCCCCATTAACAAGGAGGTGGCTATGTCCTCAAGTCCTATTACAAATTAGAGGCCACCAAGGACAGAAGAGGGAACAAACCCCAAGCCTGAAGAGTGGGCCACTGGGTCCCCTCAGTCCAGCGTTGCCACAGCAAGTGTTGACCCAGAGCCTTTGGCTGCCAGGTGCCCAGGCCTGGGCCGAGGGCATCCAGGATAGCTCTAGGTGGCGGCGGAGGTCAGCTGGCCAACATCCTGCTCCAGCCTGTGACCGGCTTGCCGAAGGTCATCAAACTTCTGCCTCAGTGCCTCCCCGGCCTGCCACAGCCTCTCATTCATGGCCACGTAGGCCCGGCTCTGCTGGTAGATCTGCTCCTGCTGGTTCTCGGCCCTCGGGGATGTGTCTGGGGGGTCTGGAAGGGAGAAACAGTGTCAGTACCCgcagccagcagccagccttACTTCACAGGTAGGGAGGAAGGGCTTCCAGACCAGGCATGGGGGCACAAGCCTGACACCCAGCAAtcaaggggctgaggcaggaggaccccaTCCTTGGGGACCCTTGGCCACACAGGGAgatggggccagcctgggctgtgacCTGTCTAAAGCCCTAGAAGATGGTCACAGTCACAGGCCTGGAAAACCCCAGGGTTTGGGGGGCACGGAGAGGACAGGGCCCCTCGGCCACCCCAGATTCTAGGGCAGAACTCTAGGAAATGCCCTGCACATATCGCTGCCCCCCAGATCTCCATGTAGGAGCAACTGGTtgtgggcttttcttttttttttttttctcccgttgaggcaaggtcttgaactcacagcaatcctcctgccccggACCCCTGGGTTAGCTTAAGTCACCAAGCTCGGCAGCACCTCGGCTTTGCTTATGATGACCCCACtctgcagagggagggaggaccagtgacaacaacaacaaaaaagagtcgGTCCTCAGTGCCTGGCTGCAATCGGTCAGCTTCCCATCTGCCTGGGACTCGGAGTTCCAGGTCCTCCTACCTTCTGGGGACAGGGCGGTGAAGACAGGATCGTGGGCGGATGCCCCTCGCACGTCCTCCAGGATCTGCTCCACCGTGGGAGGCGCGGGGCGCGTGGGCAGCACCACGCGTTTCTTGGCCTTGGAACTCATCTCGTAGGCCGGCGCGCGCTAACCGGAGGACCTCTCTCGGCTCGGCCCTCCCATCCCGCGAACTCCCTACGCACCCGTTACGGACGGACCTGTGCCGAGGTCCCTACCCGTCTCCTCTTCCCTCGACCTCCGCTCCAGGAACCGAGGCGGCCGCCACCACTTCCGCTTCCTGCTCGCGAGCCTCTACGTGCTTGCACTTCCGGTCTGCTGGAGCGCGGCTTCTTTGGAAACCCCTCCCCCGTCTTCCAGCGTCCCCCGGTGAGAGGAGGCGCGTGGGTCCGCGCTTCCCTGGCTGTGCAGCGTGGCCGAGCGCCCCGTGGGCGCTCAGTAAATGTGGTGTGGACCCTTTCCACGGGGTAACGCCTTCCGGGAGCCTTGCTTTCTTGTGGTGGAACATGTCTTCAATCTCAGTggtcgggaggcaaaggcaggcagtcTAAAAGGTGATCCCAGGACAGCCGGGGCGACAGGGAGGCCTTGTCTCCACAAGGACCGGGAGGGGCGGAGGAGCTAGCTTCCGGGGCTTGGCCGTGGGGCATTTGGGCACTTGGGTGGTCTCTGGGCTTAGAGCAGCTCTTCCTTTATGGCTCCTTAGCCCCCCAGGGACCCGTGTCTCGTTTGAGACCCTGAAAGACACCGCAGACTTGACACCttctatttaacttttatttgccaACGATGAGGTCAGACACGGGGCTGTGGATGGTTCTGGGACAGGGAAGGGACAGATGGTCGGTGGCTGTGGCCCGAGCGCTGTCCACCCTTGTCCTGCTCTTTGCAAAGCGAAGGAAGGAGACAGCTCTTCCACTGGGAGCAGACAAGGCTGAGCCGGGGACCCTCACGTCACCCGTGCAGTGGCCCCCCTGGGGCAGGTCCTATTCCATCCTGGGAGCGGGGTCTTAGGGTTCCCCTTCTGTCCCTAGACTCAGGCATCTCTGGCTCCCCAGCCCTCAGGGTGCTGTGCACTCGTGGTCGTGAGCATTGGGGTGTCTAGCCTGGGGTAGGTGGGCCTTCCTCAAGCAGAGAGGGGTCTCCCGAAAGCCCTGGCCAGCAGGGCCAGTACTTTGGCCCGGGACTGGTAGCCGGAGTGGCCACTGGAGGTGGCAGGCCTTGGAGGAGGCCTGGAGCTCGCCCAGCGTGAGGGACAGGGAACAGGCAGTGTAGTCGCTGGCCAGGCCGCCCCAGGAGGCTCTCAGGAGGGTCACCGCTGCCCTGTTCCCTTGGTCACTGGCTGCTGTGTGTAGGTGTGGACCAGGATGAAGGGGGGACGGTGACTCTCTGCAGAGGGGCGGGATGGAAACGGGGGGGGGCGGGGTGAGGCTGCAGCTCGTGGGCGAGCAGTGCCCACCCGCCCATCCCGGGCCGCTGCGCCTCCTCCCCCCACAAGTGACCATGCGCTGCGGCCACTCACCCTGGCACAGCCCCTCTGTGTCCCTCTGCACACACGTGCGGCTGGTCACCTGGGAGCCGTAGGGCCGCGCCGTCATGTCCTCGGCCGTCCCGTACAGCAGCAGCGTATAGTAGTACAGAGTTCCTGGGCAGGGGTCGCGGTGGGCACCAAGGTGGCCTGCCAGGCTCTGTAGCCAGCCTCAGCGGCCCCCAACCAGGGCCCCAGATCAACCCGGCCTGGCTGCTACACACCCACTTGTGCCAGCGGCTGGAGTACTGTGTGCTGGTGCCCACACCTCCTCACGTCCCCCCGGGGAGGTAACACCTCGTTGTCTACCACTGCTGGGACCACTCCCATGCCGCTCCCGGGTTGCTGCTCGCCTACTGTGTGCCACTGGCCAgactccccctccttccctcagggAACTGCACCTACTGTGTACCGCTGGCCAgactccccctcctcccctcagggaactGCACCTACTGTGTGCCGCTGGCCAgactcccctccttccctcagggAACTGCACCTACTGTGTGCCGCCACCGCCGCCGTTTTTCAGACACACCCACCCCCAAGCCGCTCCCTTCAGGTAACCATATACCTAATCTGCACCAATGGCCAGATCCCCACTCCCCCCATGTTGCtacacctactatgtgccagtaGACAGACCTCCCTCACACTCTGCCTGTAACTGCATACCTACTATGCACTGGCGGCTGGGACCCGCCCATCCTCCAG
Proteins encoded in this window:
- the Apc2 gene encoding adenomatous polyposis coli protein 2 isoform X1; the protein is MNRGTRDYRASCSSNPFSVRTEIPGVTAALQELKMTSSMASYEQLVRQVEALKAENTHLRQELRDNSTHLSKLETETSGMKEVLKHLQGKLEQEARVLVSSGQTEVLEQLKALQTDISSLYNLKFQPPALGPEPVARTPEGSPVHGSGPSKDSFGELSRATIRLLEELDQERCFLLSEIEKEEKEKLWYYSQLQGLSKRLDELPHVDTQFSMQMDLIRQQLEFEAQHIRSLMEERFGTSDEMVQRAQIRASRLEQIDKELLEAQDRVQQREPQALLAVKPVTVEEDQEAEVPTHPEDGAPQPGNSKVEVVFWLLSMLATRDQEDTARTLLAMSSSPESCVAMRRSGCLPLLLQILHGTEAGVGVRTGTPGAPGAKDARMRANAALHNIVFSQPDQGLARKEMRVLHVLEQIRAYCETCWDWLQARDSGADGGTGGTPVPIEPQICQATCAVMKLSFDEEYRRAMNELGGLQAVAELLQVDYEMHKMTRDPLNLALRRYAGMTLTNLTFGDVANKATLCARRGCMEAIVAQLGSESEELHQVVSSILRNLSWRADLNSKKVLREVGSMTALMECVLRANKESTLKSVLSALWNLSAHSTENKAAICQVDGALGFLVSTLTYRCQGNSLAVIESGGGILRNVSSLIATREDYRQVLRDHNCLQTLLQHLTSHSLTIVSNACGTLWNLSARSPRDQELLWDLGAVGMLRNLVHSKHKMIAMGSAAALRNLLAHRPAKYQAAAAAVSPGSCVPSLYVRKQRALEAELDARHLAHALGHLEKQGLPEAEAATKKAPPPLRHLDGLVQDYASDSGCFDDDDAPSLAAAATTAEPGSPAVLSMFLGGPFLQGQALARAPAARQGGLEAEKEAVGGEAAVAAKAKAKLALAVARIDRLVEDISALHTSSDDSFSLSSGDPGQEAPAPREGRAQSCSPCRGTEGGRREAGGRAHPLLRLKAAHTSLSNDSLNSGSTSDGYCPREHMRPCPLAALAEHHDDPMRGQARPSRLDLDLPGRSEPPARDTAAARVRTIKLSPTYQHVPLLDGAAATGVRPLAGPGASPGARKQAWLPADSLSKVPEKLVAPPLPVASRVLQKLVAQDGPLSLSRCSSLSSLSSAGHAGPSQAGNLEDSDSSLEGLEEAGPGEAELDGAWRASGSTSLPVSIPAPCRGRSRGLGVEDATPSSSSENCVQETPLVLSRCSSVSSLGSFESRSIASSIPSDPCSGLGSGTVSPSELPDSPGQTMPPSRSKTPPAPPGQPETSQFSLQWESYVKRFLDIADCRERCQPPSELDAGSVRFTVEKPDENFSCASSLSALALHELYVQKDVELRLRPPACPERAAGGSGHRRRDEAGGRLDGPAPTGPRARSAAEKELEALRECLGAAVPARLHKVASALVPGRRALPVPVYMLVPAPAPEEDGGTDSAEGTPVNFSSAASLSDETLQGPSRDKPGGPADRQKPTGRAAPSRQARGHRAKAAGAGKSAEPARGAGRNRAGLELPLSRPQSAPSNRDGACQPRSRGDGALQSLCLTTPTEEAVYCFYDSEEEPPAAAPPPRRASAIPRALKREKAAGRKEAPARAAQPAVAPARAQPRLIVDETPPCYSLTSSASSLSEPEASEQPAGHPRAGRAQAAARAPGLGSKQNSSPSPRAEEKLLQRCISSALPRRRTQVPGSRRRKPRAARSDVRPAEVPRKCREEVPGSDPASDLDSVEWQAIQEGANSIVTWLHQAAAKTSLEASSESDSLLSLVSGLSAGSTLPSSKPRRGRKPATEAGSAWRPEKRGPASTKVGGSARLPGGPEKARGTQKTAAGEPAMLRGRTVIYAASPASRAQARGLSGPCTAPKKTGASGAAPPETATKAPSPAQQRSRSLHRPGKISELAALSHPPRSATPPARLAKAPSSSSSQSSPASQPLPRRSPLATPTAGPLPGPGGSPAPKSPARALLAKQHKTQKSPVRIPFMQRPARRGPPALAMPSPEPGPRGRAGAEGASGARGGRLGLVRVASARSSGSESSDRSGFRRQLTFIKESPGLLRRRRSELASPASAASPASPAPAASPRRGRPALPAVFLCSSRCEELRASPRRPPGPQRSPQAKPGLAAPRAPRRTSSESPSRLPVRAAPARPETVKRYASLPHISVGRGPDGTAPAPGGRPGAPRRGSDGEARPLPRVAAPGTTWRRIRDEDVPHILRSTLPATALPLRSPSPQDGPAGAPPRKTSDAVVQTEDVAAPKTNSSTSPSLESRDPPQAPAGGPAAPPGSDVDGPAVAKPPASAPFSHEGLSVVAGGFPTSRHGSPSRAARVPPFNYVPSPMAVATPASDSAVEKAPVTSPASLQE